CAACATTTCCTCCTGATTCTTCATAGAGTACGCCATAGGTACCAAAGACAATCATGGGGGTCATATATGCCAAACCAAATAGTACTAAACCAAACAGGCTTAGAGATTTTGTGAGTTGTAATTTATCTTCTTTCATAGTGGATGTGCCTCTACAGTAAATTAATATAGTTATAGTTATTTCTAGATTGTTCTATTTCATTTAGATCTATTGTTATTGTTGTTATTTCTTGGTTTGAACTTAGTTTTTTAATTATTTCTCCTGTAGGAGATACGACAAGGCTTTCGCCAACAAAGTCGCCCCCATGACCCGAGCCAACACGGTTACATGTAATAACAAAGCATTGATTTTCTATGGCTCTGGCTTGAGTAAGTACATAATGAACATTTCCATATGGATGCATATTTCCATTAGGCATAAATATGACCTCGGCTCCTTGTTTTGATAGCGCCCGTGATCCTTCAGGAAACTCAAGTTCAAAACAAATTTGAGCACCGTAATTTGTTCCATTAATATCAATAATTGAGTGATGGCTACCGCTTGAAAATATCCCTACATCATCAAGCCAAAGTTTAGATTTTCTGTGGTTATGTATAACTTTTGAATTTTTTATAAAAAAGCATGAGTTATAGAAGTTTTGGTTGTGTTTTTCTATGTGCCCAATGATTATTGTTGCTTGTGTATTTCTACTTGCTGAAAGTATTTCCTGGAAGTACGTTTCAGACTCTTTCCATAGAGCGTCAATGTTTTGGTTTGTAGGAAACCCAGTGAGAGATAGCTCTGGGAATATCATAAAGTCTTGACAAATTTTATTGTCATTTATCGATTCTATGATTGCTTTTGAGTTTATCGATATATCATAATCGATGATTTTTATTTGATTAATTATTATTTGCATATAAAGCTCTGTATGTTTTATTAGATACTTTTTAATTTATCTTTATTGGCCTTGTCCATTAAATATAGTTTGAGGAAGAAGAGGTTTGTATCGTTCAGTTATGCAATGGACTAGGTATTTATACCTACGTAATAGGTGTTGATACCTATTGTTGAAGAGGTTTTTTATAGGTGGAAATGTAATGTTACATCCACTAGTATTAAAAAAGAGTTACCTAAGAAGAGTAGAACAATATTTAAGGATATTAATTTTGTCATTAACTCGAAGGAAGTATTTAAAATTATTTACAGCGATATCAGCATTAGGCATTTCCCCATTGAGTTTTGGGCTCCTTATCTCAAATAAAAATATTGAGCATGTCCTGCGGTACATGTGTTGGGAAGGTTACAATAACCCACGAGTTATAACTCCTTTTGAAAAACAGCATAACGTGCAACTCGACATTGAGCTTATTGTCGACAGTCCTACAGGATTTTCTTCATTAATATCGGAAAAATATAATAGTTTCGATGTCGTATCGATTGATTCTCCATGGGCCAGACTGATGGAGGAGAATGATCTATGTCATTTATTAGATTTCGACGAATTTAAGGAGGAATATGGAAACTTATATACCCAATTTTATGACCGCTTTATGTCACCAATTTCAAATGGGAAAATATCAGGAATACCCACTAGATGGGGTTGGATAGGCCCAACTATAAATACCGCATATACTAATGAAAAGGAGTTTGAATCATATGCTCCTTTTTTTGATCGTAAGTACCACGGAAAAATCGGTATAATGGATTGGGGAGATTGGCCAATAATGCCTATTGCCCTCTATGCTGGCATTGATCCTTATAAAAAA
The DNA window shown above is from Colwellia psychrerythraea 34H and carries:
- a CDS encoding carbon-nitrogen hydrolase family protein, which gives rise to MQIIINQIKIIDYDISINSKAIIESINDNKICQDFMIFPELSLTGFPTNQNIDALWKESETYFQEILSASRNTQATIIIGHIEKHNQNFYNSCFFIKNSKVIHNHRKSKLWLDDVGIFSSGSHHSIIDINGTNYGAQICFELEFPEGSRALSKQGAEVIFMPNGNMHPYGNVHYVLTQARAIENQCFVITCNRVGSGHGGDFVGESLVVSPTGEIIKKLSSNQEITTITIDLNEIEQSRNNYNYINLL
- a CDS encoding ABC transporter substrate-binding protein, which gives rise to MLHPLVLKKSYLRRVEQYLRILILSLTRRKYLKLFTAISALGISPLSFGLLISNKNIEHVLRYMCWEGYNNPRVITPFEKQHNVQLDIELIVDSPTGFSSLISEKYNSFDVVSIDSPWARLMEENDLCHLLDFDEFKEEYGNLYTQFYDRFMSPISNGKISGIPTRWGWIGPTINTAYTNEKEFESYAPFFDRKYHGKIGIMDWGDWPIMPIALYAGIDPYKKLDSHELDEIRKVVRALFKNNPVFIRDLSLAQKALLDGSIKSMIGTGTYLSLSLRKAGFLQIKTVVPEPINGLKQSIIWVEKTVVMAKNNNIELSKKLLKHLVSTKAALDISLTDYACNLSTNRLVEDLYSEKQREIFQLDEVKRVWNKSVFHELSPSIGTLLALWQEELFMSDLL